GCCTCCAACTCCGTTAGTAGTTGTTCTTTCAGCCTTTCTAACTTCTAATCTACATCTACGTCCTCCCTTCTGAGCCTTTCTTAAGGCGGTAGTTTCTTTCTAACTCTTCACTCTCCTACCTTTCCGCTGGTTCAGAGGAATTACTCTCAGCCCCATCATTCTCAATGAGCTCTCTCACTACCCTGCCTCTTATTTTGGCTATCAGCTCGTTCCTCTGACTGACCTCTCCATCCCCATCATCTATTTTCCTATTGTTCTGTTGAGGGGCTTGATAATTTAGTGTAGGTTGAGGTTCATTAACAGTGAACCCTTCAAGGACGGGTGGTACGCTCAGTGGGGTGTTGAACCCTCTCTGTTGCAGCATCTGGCCTAGCCAGTAAGCGGTGttctgtagctggagagccatatTCTGCAGCTCTTGGTCAGATAAGGTAGTTCATGGCATAATCCCTACTGAGCTCGGTGAGGGATTAAATAACGTGGGTAGCTGACTTATTGGAGCAGTCAGGCTATAAAATGAGAACTATGGTCCTTCCTGAGTAGAACTATGGTCCTTCCTGAGTCGAactcaggtcatttgggatgTTTCCGGTATGGTTTTCGTCGTGATTGACCATGTGGATCTTAGCGGGTGAAATGAGAATGAGAACTCCGATGATGAAAAAGATCTTCTTCGTTTCTACAGACGGCACCAATTGATATTCTGAGATCCAGTAAGGGGTAGATTCAAGGTGTATTTTAGTAAGTTTAGTATAGTGTGTCTCTCCCTTACTTCCTTTgttccttttctcttttgtcGTCTAGTGACGCTTAACTGTTGTCTTGTGTTTGTACCCTCATATCACAGTCACGCTGACCGTACGTATGAATATACAGTGTCTTTTTCTATTATTAGGCGATCATTTAATTCCATTCGGCGCTATGTGGATATGATTCCGAGCGTCACGAGGTTTGTTATTTCACGGGGTCAAAGGAATAAATGAAATTAGACCTTCCACGCGTAGATTCGAGCCTGATCCAGCTCATCAATGTGAGTTCTGTATTTATACATGAAATAGATCTGACTGTCGAATTTTAATAGAGTTGAAATTTGGTATTTCCAATATCGATCTAATCTGAGCTGGAATGTTCAGGTTCAGTCACCAtcaaatactaaataatatttttttaaatatattctattaaaactttaattaaattctacataattttttataaaatgaaattcaACCAAACTCTATGCGAGTTTGAATACAGctcggaaaaaaaaaatggcaaCGGCCATATAATTTCTTCAACCACCCGTGCGTGAAGGGTACAATACAATGCCATCTCGCAGAtgtggaggaagaacacaaacACGTGACGCTTTATGCGTTGCCTTCACGCTGATATGGTCCCACACACCCCTCTAACTACATTTTTTTTACCAACATAAAAGTATTGCATTTACTACGGCCAATGGGCCAGGATGGTTATAGTCTAACACAAAGAGTCTTGAAAATAAACCAATCAAGTCCAACCCAATTTAAAATACCAAAATCCAAAAATCCAAATCTCACTACCCATAATTCGGAAATCCATATCCGGACACTCTTATCAGATCCAAACTAACCGCATTGCATTCCTCACCCTCATCTCTCTCAATCGTTGTTGCACTGCTGAAAGCGCAGAATGCcagattaaataaaaatacaatgaAGAGAAATCACAACATAAATCTAAATCCATTCCCAATCAAATTATATtagcaataaaaaaaatagaaggtACAATCAAAACACATATACAATTAAAATTGGATCGAAAGAAGATATAATCGGATAAGGGCAGTTCAAGAGAAACTGAACTTAAAACGAGGAAATACAACAAAATTTACGGTGGGTCATCGATTTATAAAAGCCTAACCATTGGATGGTTGATGCCATCTCCAGTTGAAACACCCTACAGAgttaaagatttttttaaaactaaaagacACAATTTCCAAACTTTCAAGGTAGGTAgggtaaaaaatttattaataaaaaaaacaaaaaaatgtacagaaaaaatgaaaacaacaaaataaattataaaacaaattaaaataaccaTCATCTACTCCGTCATGATGAGAGAGAaactgaaaaggaaaaaaaatgaaatcaaaGTACTCTGAAAATGACCAAGAAACAAACAAAATGAAACCCTTGCCAATGTCGATGACCTTTCGAATTCCTTTTTTCTCTtgattctttcattttttttttttcttttttaggttCTCGATTCTCTATATAActacataaatttaaataaaacttaCAACTTTTacaagtttaaaaaaatatgtataataCTGTAAATTCATTGTATAATATtactatattattaataaaagcaAACACTTCATGCCTATATTTATAAACCAAATATCTATTGCGTTACAATAATGAGTTTTTCTGAAAAAATCACTGCAAATACATAAACAAATAACTAAGAGAAATTAATAATAACGAAAAGTGATGCTTGAGATTATTAGAATACCGTATAAACTATAGTTTAtagaatatatttaaatatataatgtatttttatatttttataaagttagtttttaaaaaagttatgaTGAAATTAGttgttttaataattattatttaaatttaaaaataatattcatgaattaaagtaaaaaaaaatctgaaaatattattaaatgatCTAAATTTCAAGATGATAACCATCAATAATATGAGTGAATAAAGTCCTGTCTGGTATatatatctaattaattttaaatattatattattgaaaattatagtatattttatctaaaattataataatatccatctaatattgtaatgtaagtgagacaaagaaaatatgttttctatgagaataataaattttcagcACAATTATAAATGGAGATAGATGaaaatattgtttatttttaaatatatttatttaatttataattacataataaaaaaaatttccgtTGACCGTAACACCgaataatttatcataattttgcTAACCGAACCAACGTCTGAGGAAGTAGACCAGAAACCGTAGGCAAAAACCGAAGAACCCTAACTGCAAAGGAGGAAGTGGAACGAGCCGACCAGGTGGGGCCCAACTAAAAATCTAAAAACAGAAAAAGTTTCAAAAAGGGAGGACCCAGAGCGGTCTGACGTGGCTTTCGAGGACACGTGAGGGTTTCTCAGCTTCAGCTCCGCATTACACGACAAAACTCACCTACGTGATTAACAGTCTCCCTCGCCCCGTGTTGATTAGTTGAGTTTCTAGCAATACTACCGCACAAACACACTCACACGCATAACACGAGGTCACCCTTCCTTATATAGAACTCAGAAAAAACTTGATGAATGGTAGGCGATGAGAGCTCACGGGGACTACTAAGAGGCGGCTCGCAAATTAGCATAACTAGGTGGTcgtaaaataaaattagcagAACTAGGCGTCTCACGCTCGCCAACCATAAGAAGCTCCGCTATTTCTTCATTTCATTTCGCCTACTGCCTGCTCTTTCTCAACAGCCACAagcaacataataataatataaaaaaaacagtctctcttttctttttcttctctcctCTTTTGTTAGGGTTTTTGCCGGACAAGCTCCAAGTGGGATACTGCAATGGCTTTCTCTGCTCTTCTCAGATCCACAGCTACCTCTCCTTTGATCGAGGCTTCTCGCACCGACCTCTCTCGCTCCCCCTCCGATCCATTTAAGGTTTTACTCTCCTGTGATCGCCGCCTACTTTTGGATCATGTCTTTgttgtttttttatttctaaagcTTGCTTCGGTTTTCGGAttctgtctttttttttttttttttttctaaatttatctcAAGAGTCTCTTATGCTTAAGATATACGCCCAATAGATAAGAAAATGGAAATATGTTTTCCGTTGCTTtcctttactttatttttttccctCTATTTTGGGAAAAAGGAAATGAAAAGCTGGCTTAGGTAAGCTGAGCAATGAAAAATTCGTCTAATATATCCTTGCTCTCTTTTTTTTGACTAATCAAGTACTGTTTTTTTAGCTAATACAGACCTCGCAGTTTCTTGTGTTAACTTTCCGATTGCTTATTAATGTTTAGAACTGGCTAAATGACGGGTTATGGATTCTACTCTGTTTTTCGTGTTCTCAACTGGGTGTCGCTATGCTAATTTTCTAGAAAATTTACCGAgatcaatatatataattttttttacaatttatctaAGTGTAGCATATATGACGAGTTAAATGCGTTTATATCTTTGGACATTTCAATAATACACTCTCGTTCTTTGCCAAATATTCAGGTTTCAAGCGTTAATTTCAAGCATGATTTAATATCTTCCAAGAGCATTTTTGGAACTTCAGTTCCGTCTGGATCTTCTTCATTGCAGTTAAGTCAGACAGTGCTTTAGCATTTCAATGACATATATGACGTTATTAGTATGCATTTCTCTACGCATATGCATGTTTTATTGTGTtactaatattattatatatattatttttaaagtggTGATGATACATTTTAAACCATTCAGGGGATGCAGTGCAAGAAGTTTCCAACCCATCAAGGCCACAGCACTTGAAATGCCTCCTACTGTCATGAGTAAGAATTATTAAACTTGCATTAGTTTTTGCTTCTTTATCAAACTTGGTCAGGATTTGGGAGATGTATTTTCTCTGATGTAGCTTGTCTATTCTTTGTTTAGAATCACGGAGTGATGGGAGGACAAAGATTGGAATCAATGGTATGTTTtcgtataattataataattattattattagttttttGCTGCTTTTCTTTTCTATTCAGGGCAGAGTATATAACTTGCAGAATGTTTCAAAGTCTGATGTAAGTTATGTCTAGGTGAATTTAGAGATGTATTTAATGGTATTGCTGAATGGCTGTGTTGGCAGCTCTGTGTTGGtcacattattttattataggtTTGTTGTTATCTTAATATTGGGGAATTTTAGTGGATGAAGAGGATGTATTCCAGATACATGTTTAAATATAGAGATTATTTTCCATTACAAGGACTTGGATGAGGTTCTTAAGAGAATTCTTGTGTTTTGTAGTGGTTCTTAAATTGTCTCTTAACTAATTCTCGAGTCACAATAAGAGCTTGGGCTAAGAATGCTTCATTCCTTAATGAAAGAGCATGTCTATCACAACAGAatttattcaaaaatattttaggaAAAAAACAATTGTAAAAGAATGACCAAGATTGCTTATATAGAAACTATTGCTCAAGGATTGGCATTGAAAATCTAATTCAATTTCTTATTTTACCATCTCTCTTTGCTGTGGCTTCTTAAATGAGGGTTTTTTGGTTATGCACAGTAGAATTTCATGTTATTATATTGATGCAGGTTTTGGTCGTATTGGAAGATTGGTTTTGCGAATTGCAACTTTGAGGGATGATATTGATGTGGTAGCAGTTAATGATCCTTTTATTGATACCAAGTACATGGTAAGTTTGTGCATTTAGGTTTCTTcacagtgttttttttttttctttttggttttaACATTATACCTCGGTTTAACACTTGCTGTCAACCCTTCTTATAATTCCTTGGGAATCTATTCCCTGTGGTTTATAGTGCTTGTAACTGGAGCATTGAATTTGTATTAGGACTAGTAGATTGTGCAAGGAGCCCATGATATTTTgttagaaggaaaaaaaaacgcGAGTAAGGTTTTAAATGGATTATTGAATATGattttgtgtgtgtgtgatATATATGTAGAATGTGATTATTACTTTATTGAAGGATGGTATTGTTGCTAGTGCCACCCTTAGTATGAGAATGGTCTTTTGCAATGATTTAGGTTGGCGTTGCTTTGCTTGGTTTCCATTCAATAATGTGTATATTCTTTTGATGGTGGTGGGTGGTTGAGTAGTTAAGTTCTTTTTAGTTATTCAGGTTTCTTTGGTTTGGAAAAGGATGGGCGCATAATGCTCTCTTTGTTGCACCTTATCCAGGCTTACATGTTCAAATATGATTCTACTCATGGAGTTTACAAGGAATCCATCAAGGTTTTGGATGAGTCGACCTTGGAAATCAATGGGAAACAAATCAAAGTTTCAAGCAAAAGGTATTATCCTGCAATTGTACTCACTCTGGGTGCGTCAGATGGTAATAGGAACCCTTGTCAGAACTTTTGTTTTTATGTGAGAACTTCAAGCTAACAGTTAAACTAATCTCTTTGCAGGGACCCAGCAGAGATTCCTTGGGGTGATTATGGGGCTGAGTATGTAATTGAATCTTCCGGGGTTTTCACTACACTTGATAAGGCTTCAGCACACAAGAAGGTTGGTATTAACCATCAGTTTTCCCCTGAATCATTGACATGTAAAGTCTAAATTCAAGAGGAGAGCTTGTTTTTTAATCTGCTTTTGCAGGGTGGTGCCAAGAAAGTGGTAATATCAGCTCCCTCTGCTGATGCACCAATGTTTGTGGTGGGGGTGAACGAGAAGACATACAGGCCAAACATGGACATTGTTTCTAATGCTAGCTGTACCACCAATTGTCTTGCTCCTCTTGCAAAGGTCCGTTTTTATCATGAGATTTCAAGACTTATTGCACATTGATGATTAATCAGTTTGAGAGGTTAGCTATTGTTTTTCTAAGTGATTTGGTAAGGGACTAAGGGTTATGCTGGACAGATATGTCTAATTTGAATCTTGATATGATTATGTATCAAATGTAATTAATTAGTTCCTCATCTTTGATCTTGTCTTTGTTTCTTTCTTGTGTTTGTTGAACTTAGCATTCAATGCTCTCATTTTACAGGTAGTGCATGAGGAATTTGGTATAGTTGAAGGTTTAATGACGACTGTCCATGCAACTACAGGTTTGTCTCTCTTTTCCCATCACAATCTCACATGCAAGTTATGGGGTTTGCTGAATTTATCATGATCAATGAGTCACATGGTTATGATCTTTATTCTTTAGCAACACAAAAGACTGTAGATGGTCCATCAATGAAGGATTGGCGTGGGGGCCGTGGAGCAGGACAAAATATCATTCCTAGTTCCACTGGTGCTGCCAAGGTATGAGATTGAATTTCTGAATGTGGATGAACTTTGTGAAACGGGGATTTCTTGTTTGATAATGAATTTAAGATATAATTAAATGCTTTTGGCTTTGTAGGCTGTTGGAAAAGTTCTCCCGGAACTCAATGGAAAACTTACTGGAATGGCCTTCCGTGTCCCAACACCTAATGTTTCTGTTGTGGATTTGACTTGTCGACTTGAGAAGAGTGCATCTTATGAAGATGTTAAAGCAGCTATCAAGTATGCTTGCTATTTCTGGTTTGCAATCTTTTTTAGGGgtggatttgattttttttttttttttttttttggtgtgcGTTTGCGGGGGAGGGGGGGGATGTTGGATTATGCTTGGAAAGTCATgtttttctaatttattttaaagtctATTATTCAGCATTGACTAAGACTCTGGTCATCAAATGAAGGTGTGCATCAGA
This Manihot esculenta cultivar AM560-2 chromosome 6, M.esculenta_v8, whole genome shotgun sequence DNA region includes the following protein-coding sequences:
- the LOC110616889 gene encoding glyceraldehyde-3-phosphate dehydrogenase GAPCP2, chloroplastic isoform X3 — its product is MAFSALLRSTATSPLIEASRTDLSRSPSDPFKVSSVNFKHDLISSKSIFGTSVPSGSSSLQGCSARSFQPIKATALEMPPTVMKSRSDGRTKIGINGFGRIGRLVLRIATLRDDIDVVAVNDPFIDTKYMAYMFKYDSTHGVYKESIKVLDESTLEINGKQIKVSSKRDPAEIPWGDYGAEYVIESSGVFTTLDKASAHKKGGAKKVVISAPSADAPMFVVGVNEKTYRPNMDIVSNASCTTNCLAPLAKVVHEEFGIVEGLMTTVHATTATQKTVDGPSMKDWRGGRGAGQNIIPSSTGAAKAVGKVLPELNGKLTGMAFRVPTPNVSVVDLTCRLEKSASYEDVKAAINID
- the LOC110616889 gene encoding glyceraldehyde-3-phosphate dehydrogenase GAPCP2, chloroplastic isoform X2; this translates as MAFSALLRSTATSPLIEASRTDLSRSPSDPFKVSSVNFKHDLISSKSIFGTSVPSGSSSLQGCSARSFQPIKATALEMPPTVMKSRSDGRTKIGINGFGRIGRLVLRIATLRDDIDVVAVNDPFIDTKYMAYMFKYDSTHGVYKESIKVLDESTLEINGKQIKVSSKRDPAEIPWGDYGAEYVIESSGVFTTLDKASAHKKGGAKKVVISAPSADAPMFVVGVNEKTYRPNMDIVSNASCTTNCLAPLAKVVHEEFGIVEGLMTTVHATTATQKTVDGPSMKDWRGGRGAGQNIIPSSTGAAKAVGKVLPELNGKLTGMAFRVPTPNVSVVDLTCRLEKSASYEDVKAAIKSSIFDAKAGIGLSASFMKLVAWYDNEWGYSNRVLDLIEHMALVAAHH
- the LOC110616889 gene encoding glyceraldehyde-3-phosphate dehydrogenase GAPCP2, chloroplastic isoform X1 — encoded protein: MAFSALLRSTATSPLIEASRTDLSRSPSDPFKVSSVNFKHDLISSKSIFGTSVPSGSSSLQGCSARSFQPIKATALEMPPTVMKSRSDGRTKIGINGFGRIGRLVLRIATLRDDIDVVAVNDPFIDTKYMAYMFKYDSTHGVYKESIKVLDESTLEINGKQIKVSSKRDPAEIPWGDYGAEYVIESSGVFTTLDKASAHKKGGAKKVVISAPSADAPMFVVGVNEKTYRPNMDIVSNASCTTNCLAPLAKVVHEEFGIVEGLMTTVHATTATQKTVDGPSMKDWRGGRGAGQNIIPSSTGAAKAVGKVLPELNGKLTGMAFRVPTPNVSVVDLTCRLEKSASYEDVKAAIKCASEGPLKGILGYTDEDVVSNDFVGDSRSSIFDAKAGIGLSASFMKLVAWYDNEWGYSNRVLDLIEHMALVAAHH